From the Oncorhynchus nerka isolate Pitt River linkage group LG20, Oner_Uvic_2.0, whole genome shotgun sequence genome, one window contains:
- the LOC115102122 gene encoding opioid growth factor receptor-like isoform X2, which produces MQNYRRGYPNLTDECSGERMFNLKFYLNEYPASPDDILIESFHKEWRTDYKRLERVHSYIQWLFPLREPGVNYMASELTKTEILAFRESEEAKKRLVESYELMLRFYGIQLVNKDTGEVKRADNWKERFANLERNMHNNLRITRILKSLGELGFEHYQSPLVRFFLEETLVKKNLSSIKRSVFDYFLFAVRDKQKRKELLRYAFQHFEPKDKFVWCPRKIQKQLKEAEKGNVEGTEEGCTRAKARGGEAGGAQKEEKDVTEEVTETAKFTDEAVSSDRDKQAEGSSVDPPGLAVSSEDSEPLGNRNCNNTDNVDMDHSGSPESVKGDHSMEEGLKENSQAKDSVQNSVNVKPAASEMESEKLEQPTRKKREGHKGVPSNRREEGTVVPNNNNNHHHSNQVSLSVTSSHKVKTDDPKKDSPKKNLTKKDSPKKHLPSDSSERGEKHPRTDFSDVTDNKAVPVDGENTEKALKGQTNVKEVKNEVEVMDVESIYQPSSDQDMGSS; this is translated from the exons ATGCAGAACTACAGACGAGGGTATCCT AATCTAACAGATGAATGCTCAGGAGAAAGAATGTTTAATTTAAAATTCTATCTCAATGAATACCCCGCCTCCCCTGATG ACATTTTAATCGAGTCATTTCATAAAGAATGGAGGACTGACTATAAGAGGCTGGAGAGAGTTCACTCCTACATTCAGTG GTTGTTTCCACTGCGGGAGCCTGGAGTGAACTACATGGCCTCTGAGCTCACCAAGACGGAGATCCTG GCCTTCCGGGAGAGTGAGGAGGCCAAGAAGAGGCTGGTAGAGTCCTACGAGCTCATGTTGCGTTTCTATGGCATCCAGCTGGTCAATAAAGACACAGGCGAGGTCAAACGTGCCGACAACTGGAAGGAACGCTTCGCCAACCTTGAACG GAACATGCACAATAACCTCCGCATCACGCGCATCCTGAAGAGCCTGGGGGAGCTAGGCTTTGAGCATTACCAGAGTCCACTGGTGCGCTTTTTCCTGGAGGAGACGCTGGTCAAAAAGAACCTGAGTAGCATCAAGCGCAGCGTGTTTGACTACTTCCTGTTTGCAGTGCGCGACAAGCAGAAGCGCAAAGAGCTGCTGCGCTACGCCTTCCAGCACTTCGAGCCCAAGGACAAGTTTGTGTGGTGCCCCCGAAAGATCCAGAAACAGCTGAAGGAGGCAGAGAAGGGAAACGTTGAGGGAACGGAGGAGGGCTGCACACGAGCCaaggctagaggaggagaggcagggggagcccagaaggaagagaaggatgtCACGGAGGAGGTGACAGAGACTGCCAAGTTCACTGATGAAGCAGTGAGTAGTGACCGAGATAAGCAGGCCGAGGGGTCTTCTGTTGATCCTCCTGGGCTAGCGGTCTCCTCAGAGGACTCTGAACCACTGGGAAACAGGAATTGTAATAATACTGACAATGTTGACATGGACCATTCAGGCAGCCCAGAGTCTGTTAAAGGAGACCACAGTATGGAGGAAGGACTCAAAGAGAACAGTCAAGCCAAGGACAGCGTCCAGAACTCAGTCAATGTCAAGCCAGCTGCATCTGAAATGGAGTCTGAGAAGTTGGAGCAACCGACCAGGAAGAAAAGGGAAGGTCACAAGGGAGTGCCTAGCAACAGGCGGGAGGAAGGCACGGTtgtccccaacaacaacaacaaccaccaccactccaATCAGGTGAGCCTGTCCGTGACATCATCCCACAAAGTCAAGACTGATGATCCCAAAAAGGATTCGCCCAAGAAGAATTTGACCAAAAAGGATTCCCCCAAAAAGCACTTGCCATCGGACTCCTCAGAACGAGGTGAAAAACACCCAAGGACTGACTTTAGTGATGTGACTGATAACAAAGCAGTGCCAGTGGATGGGGAGAACACAGAGAAAGCTTTAAAGGGACAGACAAATGTAAAAGAAGTGAAAAATGAAGTGGAGGTGATGGATGTGGAATCCATCTACCAGCCAAGTTCAGACCAAGACATGGGATCTtcctga
- the LOC115102122 gene encoding opioid growth factor receptor-like protein 1 isoform X1, with product MMEDDDLVCEYDSTWDTESDDGDDPGENQMRLLNQDKTKSYWKSGLWSNTSSRNTRAAKDMQNYRRGYPNLTDECSGERMFNLKFYLNEYPASPDDILIESFHKEWRTDYKRLERVHSYIQWLFPLREPGVNYMASELTKTEILAFRESEEAKKRLVESYELMLRFYGIQLVNKDTGEVKRADNWKERFANLERNMHNNLRITRILKSLGELGFEHYQSPLVRFFLEETLVKKNLSSIKRSVFDYFLFAVRDKQKRKELLRYAFQHFEPKDKFVWCPRKIQKQLKEAEKGNVEGTEEGCTRAKARGGEAGGAQKEEKDVTEEVTETAKFTDEAVSSDRDKQAEGSSVDPPGLAVSSEDSEPLGNRNCNNTDNVDMDHSGSPESVKGDHSMEEGLKENSQAKDSVQNSVNVKPAASEMESEKLEQPTRKKREGHKGVPSNRREEGTVVPNNNNNHHHSNQVSLSVTSSHKVKTDDPKKDSPKKNLTKKDSPKKHLPSDSSERGEKHPRTDFSDVTDNKAVPVDGENTEKALKGQTNVKEVKNEVEVMDVESIYQPSSDQDMGSS from the exons ATGATGGAGGACGACGATTTAGTGTGCGAGTATGATTCAACCTGGGACACAGAGAGTGATGATGGAGACGACCCAGGAGAGAACCAAATGCGTCTTTTAAACCAGGACAAAACTAAATCGTATTGGAAATCAGGTTTA TGGTCAAACACGTCCTCCAGAAACACGAGGGCTGCGAAGGACATGCAGAACTACAGACGAGGGTATCCT AATCTAACAGATGAATGCTCAGGAGAAAGAATGTTTAATTTAAAATTCTATCTCAATGAATACCCCGCCTCCCCTGATG ACATTTTAATCGAGTCATTTCATAAAGAATGGAGGACTGACTATAAGAGGCTGGAGAGAGTTCACTCCTACATTCAGTG GTTGTTTCCACTGCGGGAGCCTGGAGTGAACTACATGGCCTCTGAGCTCACCAAGACGGAGATCCTG GCCTTCCGGGAGAGTGAGGAGGCCAAGAAGAGGCTGGTAGAGTCCTACGAGCTCATGTTGCGTTTCTATGGCATCCAGCTGGTCAATAAAGACACAGGCGAGGTCAAACGTGCCGACAACTGGAAGGAACGCTTCGCCAACCTTGAACG GAACATGCACAATAACCTCCGCATCACGCGCATCCTGAAGAGCCTGGGGGAGCTAGGCTTTGAGCATTACCAGAGTCCACTGGTGCGCTTTTTCCTGGAGGAGACGCTGGTCAAAAAGAACCTGAGTAGCATCAAGCGCAGCGTGTTTGACTACTTCCTGTTTGCAGTGCGCGACAAGCAGAAGCGCAAAGAGCTGCTGCGCTACGCCTTCCAGCACTTCGAGCCCAAGGACAAGTTTGTGTGGTGCCCCCGAAAGATCCAGAAACAGCTGAAGGAGGCAGAGAAGGGAAACGTTGAGGGAACGGAGGAGGGCTGCACACGAGCCaaggctagaggaggagaggcagggggagcccagaaggaagagaaggatgtCACGGAGGAGGTGACAGAGACTGCCAAGTTCACTGATGAAGCAGTGAGTAGTGACCGAGATAAGCAGGCCGAGGGGTCTTCTGTTGATCCTCCTGGGCTAGCGGTCTCCTCAGAGGACTCTGAACCACTGGGAAACAGGAATTGTAATAATACTGACAATGTTGACATGGACCATTCAGGCAGCCCAGAGTCTGTTAAAGGAGACCACAGTATGGAGGAAGGACTCAAAGAGAACAGTCAAGCCAAGGACAGCGTCCAGAACTCAGTCAATGTCAAGCCAGCTGCATCTGAAATGGAGTCTGAGAAGTTGGAGCAACCGACCAGGAAGAAAAGGGAAGGTCACAAGGGAGTGCCTAGCAACAGGCGGGAGGAAGGCACGGTtgtccccaacaacaacaacaaccaccaccactccaATCAGGTGAGCCTGTCCGTGACATCATCCCACAAAGTCAAGACTGATGATCCCAAAAAGGATTCGCCCAAGAAGAATTTGACCAAAAAGGATTCCCCCAAAAAGCACTTGCCATCGGACTCCTCAGAACGAGGTGAAAAACACCCAAGGACTGACTTTAGTGATGTGACTGATAACAAAGCAGTGCCAGTGGATGGGGAGAACACAGAGAAAGCTTTAAAGGGACAGACAAATGTAAAAGAAGTGAAAAATGAAGTGGAGGTGATGGATGTGGAATCCATCTACCAGCCAAGTTCAGACCAAGACATGGGATCTtcctga